Within Bacillus sp. E(2018), the genomic segment ATGATTATGAAAAAGTTGGTGAAAGAAAATGTCAAATGAATATGCAGTAGAGATGTTCAGAAAAACCATACCTCTGTTTCAAGCATTAGGTGATCCAGTCCGACAAGACCTCGTTCTGCTTTTAGCGGAGACAGATAAAATGAATGTAACGGATATTGCCAGTCAATCTCCCATGTCACGGCCAACAGTATCCCATCACTTAAAAATTTTACGAGAAGCTGGGATTGTGGGTACCGAGAAAAAAGGGAAAGAGATTTTTTATTTTTTAACGCTTGATCAAACCGTTGTTCAGCTCAAACAGCTCATTCGCATTATTGAAGAGGAATGTATTCTTTAGATTTTGTATTTGTATTCACTGTTGTGCTTGATAGTAGTTGATTTCCGCTACAGGTTGTACGCTTTCCATGGCGCGACCGGTGAGCCCCTTGCCGCTCCGCACCCTCAAAAATTAAATTAACAAATCGTTTATGTAAAAGCTTCTATAAAAAAGCGATTCAGCATGTTTTTGCTGAATCGCTTTTTTGTTGGTTAAAAATCCTTTCAAAAGAGCTTAGAAGAAAAGTGACAATCCTGAAGAGCATCTTGTTATACCAAACACTATTTTTTGCGAAGCTGTTTGATGCCTGAACGTATAAGTTCCGCTCTCCCTTTACTGTTTGAGAAATAAGCTTTGATCAATGTTCTTATGTTTGAGTACTTATTTTCGTAAGGGTACCAATTTAATTCTCGCTGTTTGATTCCCGTATCCTTCATTACTGACATCTGACGGGTAAAGGTAAACAATCCTTCATCTCCATGATATCTGCCTACACCGCTGCTTTTCACACCACCAAATGGCAGATGAGGATTTGCTACTGAAACCAATACATCATTAATCACCGCACTGCCTGTTAAGAGCTTTGATGTCACACGATTCGCTTTTTTAGCATCCTTTGTCCATACACTTGCGTTCAAGCCAAACTCAGTGCTGTTGGCTTTTTCAATTGCTTCTTCCTCTGTTGAGAAGGATATCACAGGTAGTACTGGTCCAAACGTTTCTTCTTTAACGATGTTCATATCTTCCGTAACATTCGTTAAGATCATTGGTTCCAAATACATGCTTTCTCCCCACTGATCTGGCTCTTTGCCAGTAAGTAGAAGAGCTCCTTTCTCTAAAGCATCCTTCACGTGATTTCTAATGACTTCTTTTTGGTGAGGAAAAGTTAATGAACCTAAATCTTCTCCAAGTTTCAGCTTCTTCGTTTCTTCTACAAGTCGGTCGATAAATTCACCATGAATCGCATGTTGCACATAAACTCTTTCGATCGACATGCAAACTTGTCCCGCATTCGTGAAAGCACCCCAAACTGCGCCATTCACTGCTCTTCTAAGGTGAGCATCTTCAAATACAATCATTGGATCTTTGCCACCAAGCTCTAGAGTATAAGGAATAAATCTCTTGCTCGCTTCTACTCCTATCTTTCGTCCTGTCTCAACAGATCCTGTGAAGAATATGCCATCTGGCGTTTCAGTAACCAGAGCTTGTCCCAGCTCTTTTCCACCATGCGCAACTTGAAGAACATTTTTCGGCAGATTCACTTCCCTCGCAATTTTTTCAATCAACAGTCCGATTGTAGGCGTGACCTCAGATGGTTTTACAATAACAGAATTCCCTGCGATTAGTGCAGAGATTACAGGTGTCATCGATAGTTGAAAAGGATAGTTCCATGGTGAGATGACTAATACTGTTCCTAGAGGAAAATAATCTACATATGAAGATTTACCTAAAAAAAGAATCGGTGTGGAAACTTTTTTTCTCTTTAGAATTTTTGGTGCGCGCTTTTCATAATGAGCGATGATATCAATTACAGGCATAAGATCTGCTGTTAGAGCTTCTGTCTTCACTTTTCCAGTCGCTGCACAAATTTCATCTACGATCTCATCCATGTTATCTAAAAGATGCTGCTTTATCTTTTTTATAAACGTTAATCGAGTTTCTAATGTACGTGTGGACCAATATTGAAAAGCTGCAGAAGCTTTTTCATACATTTCAGGAACGTGATTTTCTCCCGTTTCTAGCCACTGGTCTATGGTTTCACCTGTTGCAGGATGTTTTGCAACCATTACGTTTTTCATTCAAACGCACCTCCTTTGTCAAAATTTTCATATTTCTTTCATCATACCTTGTTTAATGATTTATTGTTTATTTATTTTTCTAGATATGATATCATGTTGATATTCTTAAACATATAAACATAATGATAGAAAGGATGTTTCTTATGATAAATAATAAAATTGCACTCATTACAGGAGCTTCAAGCGGAATTGGCCTTGAATTTGCCGATCTCTTTGCGAAGGACGGCTATCAACTGGTGCTTACAGCTAGAAATGAGACGAAGCTTAATGAGATTGCCGATCAGCTGACTAAAAAGTATGGTGTTACCATTTCGGTAATGGCAAAAGACTTAAGTCAAAGGGACGCTGCAGAAGAACTGACAGCAGAGATCATTGCAAAAGGTATAGAGATTGATGTACTCATCAACAATGCAGGATTTGCAGCTTACGGACCTTTTAACGAGACATCATGGAAAGATGAAAAAGATATGATACAAGTAAACATTACGGCTCTTACAACTCTGACAAAACAGCTTCTTCCCGGAATGATTAAGCGTAATCGAGGGAAAATCTTAAACGTAGCCTCAACTGCTGCTTTTCAACCTGGACCATTAATGGCTGTCTATTACGCAACAAAAGCTTATGTACTCTCCTTCTCAGAAGCCATCAACTATGAATTACGTCATACCGATGTAAGTGTTACCGCTCTTTGTCCTGGTGCTACAGCTACAAACTTTGAAAAGCGTGCAAGCCTTGAGTCATCTCGCCTGTTTCAATCAGGTGCGATGAATGCAAGAGACGTTGCGCAGTCAGGCTACAATGCCTTAATGAATAATGATTCATTGTCGATTCCAGGATTTAAAAACAAGGCATTAGCTAACATCGTACGATTCTTACCTCGCAAAACGATTCTAAAAATTGTGCATTATGTTCAAGACAAAAAATAAATGTAATAATTTGAGAACAGCTTTATATGGCTGTTCTTTTTTTATAAAATATTTTTTAACATAAGACTTCGAATACTCTCTTCAATTTATTGCTTGATAACACAATCTTATTTGTGTAATATTACACTAAAAGAGAATATATGCGTTCCGTCTTATTTTAATCAATTTTACATATACATGAATTGAGGTGGTAAAACATGAACAAAAAATGGATGAGAAAAGAAGGTCAAAAGTGGATTGATGACAAAATCATTTCCGAAGATCAGTTAGATTTAATTCTTTCAAGATATCCTGATTCTGAAGACAAGGGCAAAGTTACTGGTGTATTACCCATTTTAGCTAGTGTTTTAATCGGCATCGGAATTCTATCTTTCATCGCATCAAATTGGGGAGAAATCTCACCAATCGCCAGACTTTCCTTACTTATCGTGTTTATGCTCGGTTTTTACTATTCTGGTGAACGGTATTTAAAAGCCGGCCAGCGTTCATTAGGTACTTCTCTTAATCTCCTTGGAATCATTACCTTTGGAGCAAGTATCATTCTTTTAGGTCAAACTTTTAACCTTAATGCCGTCGATGCACGTTTATTCGTATTTTGGAGTCTTCCTGCCATCTTTTATTTATTCAGAGATCGTCACAAGCTATATTTTTTCCTTATTGGGCTTTTAACAGTTGGAGGGCAACTTTACAGCATAAGTGAATTTCAAAGCTTTAGTTATCTTTTATGTATCCTTTTTATCATAGCTGTCGGGGGCTTTGTTTTCTTGTACCCATCCACTCTAAAATCTTGGATTTTTACGATTGGACTCAGTACACAAGTTCTCATGTTTATTACGGTTAAAGATATAAATTTACTTTGGTTTTTCTTATTTGGATTCGCTTTATTTACAAGCAGTTTATGGGTTGAAAAGAGAGTATTTAAACAACCGTTTAATCGCCTAGGAACACTCATTGGATTTGGTTTTGCTTACGGATTATATTTCTTACTTACAAATGAATTTTCTTCTGATTTTGAGTTGCCAAACCCTTATCTGTTCATCCCTGTACTAGTCGTTCTATTCGCTCTATCAGTCGTCGGAAAACGTCAGGAGAATTTATACATGCATGCATGGGAACTCTTGATTTTCATGCCGTTGTTTTACCTTGTCAAAGTGACTGAGCCGTTAATAGTAGGCATTGTTTATTTAATCATCATGTTCGTTTATTCTGGCTTCAAACTTGCAGAAGGCTATCGTAACGAAAGTCGGTCGCAGATCAATTTTGGAATTGTACTCTTTCTGCTTGTTTGCTTAATGGGTTACTTTAATCTGGCATGGTCCTTTATGCCAAAGTCCATTTTCTTCTTATTAGGTGGAGTTCTTTTATTCATACTAAATGCGTTTCTCCAACGTAAGAAAAAGCAGGTCTTAAAGAACGGAGGTCCGCATCATGATTAAAAAAAGAGGTTGGATGATCGCTTCCCTTCTTCAAGTATTATTTCTGATCTTTATCGCAGGAAGTTATTACAGCATCGATTATTTCGGAAAAGAGATCAAGATTAAGACCGTTCCCGTTGATCCAAGAGATCTCTTGTATGGTGATTATGTAACACTTCGTTATGATATCAGTACAGCTCCTCTCAAAAGCTTTAAAGGTGTTGCAACTGAACTAGATCGAGGTCAACAAAAAGCCTATGTTGTTCTGCAGCCTAACAAAGAAGGTTATTATGTTATTAAGAACGTTTATTCTGAAAAACCAGATGTAACAGGTAACCAGGTCGTGTTAACGGCTAAAGCTGAAAAAATCTGGGGTCAAAACTCCTTCGATCAAATTCAGCTTACGTATGGATTTGAGAGATATTATGTTCAGGAGAACACAGGAAAAGAACTTGAGCAGCAAGCAAAAGACATGGATGTGATCATAAGCGTTGCACCTTGGGGAGCTCATAAGATCGTAGAACTTAACCCATAAATGCTGAAAGACTCATAAAGAGCTGAAAATGCTTTTTATGAGTTTTTTTTACGTTTATTGTTGTGGGGGGATTTTCGTAAATCGGATAAATAATCTTATCTATGGAAGTATCGAGGATTACCTCCGTAATGTGTGTCTCTGTCCCCCCTCTTATGGACACTTCATCCCACAATGGCCTGCCGCTAAGCACTGCAGCATTC encodes:
- a CDS encoding metalloregulator ArsR/SmtB family transcription factor, yielding MSNEYAVEMFRKTIPLFQALGDPVRQDLVLLLAETDKMNVTDIASQSPMSRPTVSHHLKILREAGIVGTEKKGKEIFYFLTLDQTVVQLKQLIRIIEEECIL
- a CDS encoding aldehyde dehydrogenase family protein, with the translated sequence MKNVMVAKHPATGETIDQWLETGENHVPEMYEKASAAFQYWSTRTLETRLTFIKKIKQHLLDNMDEIVDEICAATGKVKTEALTADLMPVIDIIAHYEKRAPKILKRKKVSTPILFLGKSSYVDYFPLGTVLVISPWNYPFQLSMTPVISALIAGNSVIVKPSEVTPTIGLLIEKIAREVNLPKNVLQVAHGGKELGQALVTETPDGIFFTGSVETGRKIGVEASKRFIPYTLELGGKDPMIVFEDAHLRRAVNGAVWGAFTNAGQVCMSIERVYVQHAIHGEFIDRLVEETKKLKLGEDLGSLTFPHQKEVIRNHVKDALEKGALLLTGKEPDQWGESMYLEPMILTNVTEDMNIVKEETFGPVLPVISFSTEEEAIEKANSTEFGLNASVWTKDAKKANRVTSKLLTGSAVINDVLVSVANPHLPFGGVKSSGVGRYHGDEGLFTFTRQMSVMKDTGIKQRELNWYPYENKYSNIRTLIKAYFSNSKGRAELIRSGIKQLRKK
- a CDS encoding SDR family oxidoreductase; translation: MINNKIALITGASSGIGLEFADLFAKDGYQLVLTARNETKLNEIADQLTKKYGVTISVMAKDLSQRDAAEELTAEIIAKGIEIDVLINNAGFAAYGPFNETSWKDEKDMIQVNITALTTLTKQLLPGMIKRNRGKILNVASTAAFQPGPLMAVYYATKAYVLSFSEAINYELRHTDVSVTALCPGATATNFEKRASLESSRLFQSGAMNARDVAQSGYNALMNNDSLSIPGFKNKALANIVRFLPRKTILKIVHYVQDKK
- a CDS encoding DUF2157 domain-containing protein yields the protein MNKKWMRKEGQKWIDDKIISEDQLDLILSRYPDSEDKGKVTGVLPILASVLIGIGILSFIASNWGEISPIARLSLLIVFMLGFYYSGERYLKAGQRSLGTSLNLLGIITFGASIILLGQTFNLNAVDARLFVFWSLPAIFYLFRDRHKLYFFLIGLLTVGGQLYSISEFQSFSYLLCILFIIAVGGFVFLYPSTLKSWIFTIGLSTQVLMFITVKDINLLWFFLFGFALFTSSLWVEKRVFKQPFNRLGTLIGFGFAYGLYFLLTNEFSSDFELPNPYLFIPVLVVLFALSVVGKRQENLYMHAWELLIFMPLFYLVKVTEPLIVGIVYLIIMFVYSGFKLAEGYRNESRSQINFGIVLFLLVCLMGYFNLAWSFMPKSIFFLLGGVLLFILNAFLQRKKKQVLKNGGPHHD
- a CDS encoding GDYXXLXY domain-containing protein — protein: MIKKRGWMIASLLQVLFLIFIAGSYYSIDYFGKEIKIKTVPVDPRDLLYGDYVTLRYDISTAPLKSFKGVATELDRGQQKAYVVLQPNKEGYYVIKNVYSEKPDVTGNQVVLTAKAEKIWGQNSFDQIQLTYGFERYYVQENTGKELEQQAKDMDVIISVAPWGAHKIVELNP